The Plutella xylostella chromosome 25, ilPluXylo3.1, whole genome shotgun sequence region TCATTCCTTTCATAAGTACGAGACCTACACATACACAATGTGCCTGTTATACCAACCTTCGTTGTCATCGAGTCGGTCGTTGATGCCGGGGTCCCACAGCAGCTGCTCGGCCTGGCGGTGCAGGTCGAGGCGGTCGCGGCACGGCGCCGCGCTCAGCGCCGGGATGTCCGCCTGGAACTCGCGCCCCACGTTGATctgcggcggccgcggcgcctCCAGCTGGCTCGTCTCGCAGTCTAGGGTTGGGATGCCTGGAATATATGATATACAACCGTATAATAACTTCCTTCATCCGTAGTTTTGAAGCACGGATGACAAAATTATAGAGATCGCGGGTTTGACGAATACGGAGAAGAAGATTACCTGTAGACCCTGTAGTGTTTACagaatacatataaaattgcACACTCCGTTGCATTACTATCATAATTGGAATGGATGACCAACAAGACCAGTCAGATCACAAGAGTAAGATGCATGCATGATTGCTTATCATGCCGATAAGACAGCATAAGCCATCACACTTTTGATGTTTGGTAACACCATCGGTCACCGTCCACTCACATTCTAAGCAATTGAACAAGCCACATACCTGCAGTGAGCTCAGCGAAGGTGCCGGGCCCGTCTCTGTCAGGCGGCAGCAGCGGCTGCGGCGTGTAGTGGTTGGCCAGGCGGCGCATGCGCGAGCGGTAGGGGCCGGCGGGCGACGCGCGGCGCTTGCGGCGGGGCGAGGCGGGCACGCTGCTGGGGCTCAGGAACACGGCTGGGACGGTGTCGCGCCCTTCTACGCATACCTGGACATTAGGGGTGTGAAAATTAGCAGATTGTCTAGATCTTCGTTGAGGAAATGGGGGGGAATCGGTTATTTCAAATATTGAGATCTCCGACCCCGATTCCCGCCAAACGGAGGGGTTATGACAAGTGACCTTTCAGATATGGAAGAAGTTCATATTTAAGAGTTTACGGTCAGTTGGTTAATTAACTCTATTTTTTAGATTTATTCATTATATCTATGAAATAAGATGAACTACATAACACAAGTAAAAACATACCTGAAGAGACGAGCTGTCCTGCTGATTGGGCGTGTGCCAGTGAGGCAGCGCGGAGGTGGCGGTGGAGGTGCTCGGCAGCCTCTGTTGCCGGAACAGGAACCTCTGGTGGGTGAAGTTCCGTGGACTGCTGGACAGAAGCGGGTCTTCGGAGTTGAGCATGATGCGGCGCGACGTTGGCGATGGGTCGAGCGTGAACGCGTCCAGAGATCCGCATTCTTCTGGAAGAACTTCTTCTAGAGCTTCTTCCACCTGAAGAAGGGAGAAGATTCATGAGACTGTAAAATAGCCACTGTACTGATAGGTATACtctattttttaatatgttatgCTTACCTCTTCTTGACTAGACATGGTGGCAGTGAAAAAGGCAGCTGAGAGCGGTGATGAGGCACGAGGGGCAGTGTGGGGCGACTGGGCGTCGAGGGACGAGGGCGGGGTGGGGTAGGCGACGCCTGGCGACGCCGCGGCGTGGCCGGAGTACGCCCCGCCCGGGGACGTGGCGGTGAACGGCAGCCCGGGCGAGTCACCCGTCGAGTACGACAGGCCGGGGGAGGTAGCGTAGCCGATACCCGGGGAAGGCACAGGGGACCCGCCGTGGCATGCGCCGAAGTCCGCCAGAGACTCGGGCAGCGGCGAGTTGAGGACGGCGGCGAGGCGCCGGCTGGAGGGAAACGTGACTGGCGACCGCTCCCTGATGGACGCCGCAACAGTGGCGTAATCTTCTAAAGACGCCAGCTCTTCCAGGTGTTCCGGAGTGGTTGTGAACTGGAACGCGTCTTCGTTCAGGGCCGGTGAGAAGTAGCCGTCGTCGGAATGGAACGAAACGCCGAAGAAGTCTTGCCGGAAACTCGTATCTTGTTGCGGAGATACTTGACCGGGATCTGAAGCTGATCTTTTTACCACCTGTAACAACAAACGTGCTGTAAAATTGTGTTCAAATCCATCTGCTGGTTGAAAGATAAAACCCATAAATTACTTAGTCAGATTACGTGAATGAAACTCTACCTTAGTGCTTCCCTTCTTCAGCAGCTCAATGAGCGTGGAGTCCCTGGGCCCGGCGTGGGGCAGCAcaggcggggcgcgcggggagGCGAAGGGCGAGGCgggggaggcggcggcggagcgtgacgtcagcggcggcggcgcgggcgcaacGAACCCCGCCCGTGATGTGGAGGGCTCTGATGATGTGCCTGCTGCAAGTGAGTTGCTGTTAGCTTTTTTGGCcataaaataggtaataaacGCATTTGTGCCGGCGGTAGATGGTTAAGATAGACACATTGAGATGCTATGTGGTTGGCATGAAAACTCCATTGAAAAAAGGCGATCTTCCGACAAAGCTGAGTAACCAACTTACTCTGCAAGAAACCGTCTATTGATAGTGCTGCTGCTAGCTGGGATACTTCGTTACCGATATAGTTTCTCATAAATTGTTTGGTGACCGTTAAAATCTTTTGCTTATTTCTGATCAGCGACTCCTGTTACTCGAGATCGGTACTTCTACATACCTGAGgcagcagcggcggcggcggcggaagCCCCGCGGCGGCTGATGATCTTCTCCTCGATGAGCGCGCGCACGGACACCGACGCCGTCTGCAGCGGCGGGCCCGGCGCCTCCTTCTTGTCCAGCTTCTTGCTGTCTGAGTCCTGGAGTAGAGGGTGCGTTAAATAAGCTTTGGTGTCTCATGGCATGGTAATTGTTGGGGGTGTCGCAAGTCCAGCCGTTTACAGCATCAtggaaagttttttttacattcaagACTAGGTCATCATGACCGAATATACAAAGTAGATTTTTACACGTggtgaaattttatcagtgtacCGGATAATTCGACATTCTCAATAGGAATGCAGCAATTTTTTATAAGGAATTATGATTCTTTCTGCAAATATTTATGACGTtattagattattattatttaactctttattatactaatcatcatcatcatcagccaataatcatccactgctggacataggcctctcccaaggagctttattatactaatattatcataaataaaacgGATCATAACGGACTTAAAAACTGATTGCCTTTCTCATGAacattgattgattgatttaataaatatcaCAATACTTAAAAGCTACGTTACACACCTTTTTGAAGTACCCGCCATGCAGTCGCATATGGCCATTGAGGGCGGGGATGTTCTTGAACTTGCGATGGCACAGGTTGCATTCCACCGGCTTGACCTCATTGGAGCGCCCGGaggcccccgcgccccccgcagCCCCCGCACCGCCCCCGCTCCCCGCGCCGCTCGACGCGCCGCTCGTGCTGCAGTGCTGACGTTGCTGAGACTGGTGAGGAAGAAGAGAGTTGTAGAAAAAGTCTAACTTCCGTGTTTTTTGTATTGGATGGATATTGGTACATCAGtgagatccatacaagttacgtcacaTTTGACAAGCGACCGAGACGctaggattgttaattgctaacgttcggtggtggtaaccctaCTGGTATTTTGAAAAAGAAGTGAATCTATTAGGTATGCTAGGGCTAGGTTAGCCATCAGACCCTACGCCAAAAGCTCAAGTAGCAGGAATAAATTAATCTGAATACTGTTTTAAATAGGTGGAATAATAAAAACGATTGCATCAATCTTCAATGGCTCAAACATTCACTCAAGAACCCTAAATCTTACACCAAACCCGTCTCGCGGCACTCAGCGCAAAACTTCCATTCGTGTAATTGAAAAGTgtgaatttttaaattgttcGCCGAGTGCGGTCGTTGGTGACGCACTGCAGTTACTCATTCAACTAGAATTTTAATTAGTTGCGGATTTCCGTCGCACCCACCACGGCGCTTTACAACTGGCAACACTGGCAACCATTGTTCCCTCAAACATTGCCACATCATCTGTTAAATTGCCCCGTGGCCACGGCTGATAGATAATAGAATATCGCTTACACATTTTGCGCCGTTCACCTCTTTGTTTTTACTCACCGTGCAGCCGTATGTGTGCgttaattaattttagggGCATAGGTTTACATAGCGGCAACGTAAAAAGAGTAGGTAAGCTAAAAAtgaaaacttaattaaatgttaaacCGTACATTCTACTACGTAGATGCACTCCCTGACAAATGAAGacttactaagtacttacactcTTAAATATAGCtttaaaaaattgttgaaaatgATAAAGTAAACCGAAAGTGTACCTTCTGTGCCTATTTAGAAAGTGTCATACTTATTTTTGCGTCACAGTGAATGGAGTTGAAGATACAACATATACTTAACATAACTGAAGAAGATATAGACACGGAACTCGAGAGAATTAACCCTAAAGCCGGTGTAGGGTTGTCACTTCGCAGTTTCAGAACTTCAAAAACATTTCTATTGTTATCGCTGGCTTCCAAAACAATAACAGGGCGCCCTTCCGCTCACTTGGCAGTTACGAAGTCGCATTACAATTACTTTCTCTACTTCTACGTCCCTTAGTGAGGCCATTGTGTTACAAGTTGTGTTTCAACACTTGTACAATGTAATGCAGGTACCTACTGCCACGCTTACGCacttaaataagtaggtacttatatatttttttcttaagtagattaatatgtaagtaaaaaaaattatttgagGGTTAGAGCTCGAGTAAGTGCTTTGATTGTTACAAGAATTTAGTTTTGTAtgaatcttttttttattctaataataattaaaaaaaaattaaaaaccgacttaaaaaaaaccactaaaatgtattaaataatttaaggtttacacaaattctactcgtatgtgaagtcggtttttttttattattattttattttatagtttttagtttatttgcaataattttcaatcaaaagtaaggtgcaaataataccaaaaagtcctactaatcaatacgaatcattcaagcctaaacacgaagtagttgctatataccgttgaggagttcccctgactgccttccgtttccatcatcagatcagctcaaggtcaccatcatatttttttcttaatttcattagaatcggttaatatgtgcccaaaatggaaattcataccctgtttttacccctttacccacccttgggggtgagataaaatactgaaaaaaaaatgggaccacctgggagctcaacctaatacaacaaaaaaagaattttcaaaatcggttcataaacggcggagtaatcggtgaacatacataaaaaatatataaaaaaaaagatcccgacgaattgagaacctcctcctttttttgaagtcggttaaaaaggcAAAAAAACATATGCCTACAAATAGTTATCCATACTAAAAAGACACGGAATATTGTAAGTAGTGTATTGTAGTTTACTTTGCGGATTTTTCAAAATCGAAAAGTTGTTCAGACCGACGCGTTAAGTCGCCTTCGTATTCTCCTACAATAGTACTTTTACAAAGTAATGTACACAATCATTCATTCTGTTTCATGTTTCacttcataaaaaaaagaCAGAAACGGTTGGATTTAAAGTTACAAATTTTACACGGAATAAAAAGCGTCCAATTTGTCGCACGTTCTGATAAGGTTTTTCAGGGCACATGTTCTGCCGGAGGTGGTAATTTATTCGATTCGGGAAGGTTTTTGGCCGAAGCCCTAACGCGGCCATTAGGTCTCCTCGTTAGGGTAATGCGTTGGAGGTGAGCAGATGCTGCGGGACCAGCTCCATATATCATCTGACTCAGTTAACTTGTGCCGTTTCTTGCCTTGCGATTTAGTTTGGTATTTGCTGACTTGTATGTTGTATTAGGATATGAAACTACTGCaaacgtaggtaggtatgtaatggTAAATCAGAtagaattaaattataaattgatttttagtttgaaaataattgcaAGTAATgcacattttataaaacaaaaagcgGTTTTTCCAATAGAAAAATAGTGGGAAGAGGAAGAACGaagaataaatatataaaaaatattaccttgGGTTTATGAAATGACTGTGGTTGAAACAGCTGAGTAATCCAATTATCCATAGCgcacacaaaataaacaatcaaaatgtaaataaaaaatatcacattATAAAATCACGgctctataaaatattaagagTGCATGCACCATGTGTTTACAATGTTGATCTCACGGTGCCCAAATTAAGAATGATGCAGAATCAAGTATTGACCAGCTGACCCTGTGAGCACTGACCCTAATCTTTTGGCCAACTCGCGAATCCCGCGAGATCACCACTCAATAACAAAAGAGGATCGTCATGGACCTCATTACCATAATTCTCTTCAGTATTATTAGTTCAATGGATTAATGTTGTGAGATCCAACTCCAAGTGTATTTTTATGCTAATCTagttgtaaattaattaaataagttaaatgaACTTGTTTGAGCTAATAGCGCGAGAGGCGAGCTGCGAGAGAGTCGAggtaaacttttatttaatttgtcttTAACAGATAAGCCTTTGAGGCACTTAGGTATTTCTATTAATTTTGGCGCTACGATTTCATCCTGTTCATAATTCTAGTTAGAATCCTGTCAGCACCACtgtgttaattatattattatctcgtTCCGGTAGTAGACAATTATATTGGTGCTACGGTGCTACCCAAGTACCCAGTGGTCACAACTTTGgttttactaaaaaaatataatacactTATGATTACTTTTACTTGTTGTAAGGTCAGGCAACTGAAGGTAAGAAATCTTTGCCTGTGTTCTACGTTATAATATTTGACACTATTATTATCTATGTCACAAAATGTCACAAATCGCAATATTTACAAACgttaaaattatttcagtttataaagccaaacaaattaCATGATCGATGTGAAAAATCATTGTACTTAGTAAcattaaaactaaacataacaaaaatatttagttgGTGGAAATAGCAAAACTGACCGGTACATAATAGCAACCCTACTTCTCCTACTGCTGCTCAGAGCCATGAACTCCAAGGCTGAGGAAAACCAGGAAGGTGAGACGGATAAAGGAAAAAAACGAggaaaattttacaaattcagAAAGTTGTTTCGTACGAAGAAGAAACCAAAAGTTGAAAAATCTGAACCATCCTACACTAACATATACGACAAGCATTTCAAGCTCGGACATCCCCGGAGCATCAGTTCCACCGACATCTACGACTGCTACGAGAAGCAGAAGCAATACTTGTCTATCTACAACCCCAAGCCCAATAAGAAAGCACCCGAGCCTTCCTCTGAATCAGACACCGAATCTGCTGAAGAGGAGGAATCAGAAGAAGGTGAAAACGAGGAAAATTGCAACGAAGATGTTACAAAAAAGCATGTGGAGCCACAAGATAGTACATGGAAATCAGATGGAATCATACAGTCTTGTAAAGCATGGAAGCAGACAGCCGTACAGTTATCAAAGAAGTATCTATCTAATAGGGCAAATAAAGGCGACATGGTGGAACCCGAGCCAGTGATGGAGGAGGATGAGTCTACATTCTCGATGAGTCCGAGCGAGCTGGCTCCGGCGGTAGTGCAGCACCATCATATGCCGCTGGTGGCGCGTCCGCACGCGGGCCCCCGCATCATACACCACATGCCGGACCCTATGTATGGCATAAGGGACCAGGATAAGATCCCTCGAGCCACGCCGGCGGCGGCGTACCATTCGACAGGCCACCATCGCTCGGCGGGCCACGCGTCCCACCCGCCGGGCCACGCTCCACACTCGGCGGGCCACACGCACGGGCCGCCCGGGACGCGCCTGCACCGCCGCGCCTCGCCCCCCTGCAAGTTCTGTCGACATGTCCACGGGGACATCCGGCTCTCCTACACGTAGCGAGCGTCCAAGTAAGGAAACTCACTTTGTGAACTGTTTTGTGTCGGGAACGTAATTTATTTGAGTTTTGCGAAGTGTCTTATAGTAGCCGTGCGATTAGGTAACCAAATATCAAGTTGTAAGTCGTGCTTATACGGAGTCGTAGACCCTGATATCTGATGTTAAATGTGTGAGTTACGTATTGGTACCCACTCAGGATAATAATTGctttgttaataataaaatgttttggatattattatttgtttgaattgttttatgaTTGTCAGGATTGCGCTCCGAAATTCTTGAGCTTCATTATTATTTGGTGCGCGTAAATTTCAAAGTATTCCGAACATTTTATAGCTAAACAAAATCATTCTAATAAACGGCACCCTccagaattaatttcataaacaCAAATCTAAGTATAAGAATCAAGCAGCACAATTCGGATCGtgtgaaaaatgtaaacaataaaatatgttaattAGTTGGGTAGGGTGGGTTTTGTATCTCTATCTGTCTCACCCCCCGTTTATGTCATCTTCAGGGTGAGAAAGAGACGGAGTGTGTGCTGTGCTGGCCGCCACGTGGCCGAGATTCCTCGAGGTCACAGGTCACAGTCAAAAGGTCACCTTGTTATAAAATGCACCGCTTCAAACAAACGCGCCGTTTATTGccccatttaactttaactattctTCCGCTTCCGAGCGTACACAAACATGACAAGAATGGCGACCCGTTGCGAAGTATGGAGATTGTGATTTAAGGGTTAATATTTCCATTTCCAGGAAAAATTCTAAATAAGAACTAATTTATGAAAGATtgatatataagtataatgtCAAAGATACAGAGACCTTGTGATAGGCAGGTAGAGAGCGATTGATATTcaatgttgataatattaaatctaAGAATAGACTAATCAGAAACCACTTTATAATATTGAAAATCGCTACAGATATAAAGTGTCAGAAGACGAAGTTCACGTAGACGTAGGGTAGGCACACTTTCTCAATTATGCAACGGGACGTTTACCAGAGGCGGCCGTCACACCTGCGTCGTTGTCACCCTACATTATTAATGTACGCCATGCGTGAGCTTCATACAAAGACACCCTAGTGGCTTCTTGAGACCTTTAACTCGACAAAGATAGCTTGGTCTACCCCACCCCCCGTTCGACTGCCATTTGATGGACCCCTCGGGGAATGTTGCTAGAAAATTCACGGTTTTTTATCTACATCTGATTGGTAACATAAGACCTTTAAGTTCTCAAAGGTAGAGACGATGATCAGGTGGCAGAAGGAGTCGTTATCATGAACTGCAGTCCACACCTGTAGTGTACGATTATTGCGCGTGTTATCTGTTTTTTTGATAAATTAAGTCATTAAAGTAAATCATATTGAAGTCATTGTTTCAGTCTTCAGTCTTCAAGaacctaggtaagtactattaCAAAAGTAATGTTCATTCAGAAAAGGATTTTCTTTGACAGTCCATGTTACACACAAAAAATTGCTATTTCAACACTTTCAATTCACAACAATCGTGTTGCAATGGGTGCCGCAAAATGCAGGTTCAATTCAATATTTGGACTTCTTCACATCTGAACGGAACGCAGTGTGGCTCCAGTGGCCTGCACGGGCCGTGGACACAAAGAGTTGTAAAATTGAGAGGACGAGCGCATTCCTAGCAGACCGCCCCCGCCTCGCCGCccctggagggttactttatactgacgaaaaacgaacgaacgagagctgtcgtccAATTGGcgcgtttaatacaacgagatagggTCTTAGTCTAGTCTGGTTAGGTCTCAGGCTctaaaacttagtttttcgtcatatagagtgacccccctgcgCCCCAGCGCCGCCCCCTGGGCAAAGTTATTTTCACATCAAAAGTTGCGCCCGAATATGTTTAGCCTGATTTTAAAACCCAGTGTCACGCGGGGGCAGTTCGCGTGTAACCATTCTTTATTTAGGACACTGGAGCTGTGTGTTTGT contains the following coding sequences:
- the LOC105380823 gene encoding zinc finger protein 541, with protein sequence MAAVNSVASSRLPLPSFSPRAVLMYSAAVGGEGAVALQLREARPGERGAAPRFNEERLAIACSEPELLADLLHAAADIGGEQDGLSSLLGGRSPDAAASDLSDGLSTPDHDHDCLSSSSFLSGLATVSVAVAGLERPAARKPRPKPASPNRQGPQQCQVCNKIFGNASALAKHKLTHSDERKYVCSMCSKAFKRQDHLNGHMLTHRNKKPYECKAEGCGKSYCDARSLRRHTENHHQPAANKTLIGVQGGGLRQVECKAEGCGKSYCDARSLRRHTENHHQPAASKTLIESAACSSSSGSSSSSSSGERRAPSPPSPGRCRPPHSESSSSSDKSSGDSSPPATPPAPPTPPARPRPPLKPPLVKTKTFMTTSQQRQHCSTSGASSGAGSGGGAGAAGGAGASGRSNEVKPVECNLCHRKFKNIPALNGHMRLHGGYFKKDSDSKKLDKKEAPGPPLQTASVSVRALIEEKIISRRGASAAAAAAASAGTSSEPSTSRAGFVAPAPPPLTSRSAAASPASPFASPRAPPVLPHAGPRDSTLIELLKKGSTKVVKRSASDPGQVSPQQDTSFRQDFFGVSFHSDDGYFSPALNEDAFQFTTTPEHLEELASLEDYATVAASIRERSPVTFPSSRRLAAVLNSPLPESLADFGACHGGSPVPSPGIGYATSPGLSYSTGDSPGLPFTATSPGGAYSGHAAASPGVAYPTPPSSLDAQSPHTAPRASSPLSAAFFTATMSSQEEVEEALEEVLPEECGSLDAFTLDPSPTSRRIMLNSEDPLLSSSPRNFTHQRFLFRQQRLPSTSTATSALPHWHTPNQQDSSSLQVCVEGRDTVPAVFLSPSSVPASPRRKRRASPAGPYRSRMRRLANHYTPQPLLPPDRDGPGTFAELTAGIPTLDCETSQLEAPRPPQINVGREFQADIPALSAAPCRDRLDLHRQAEQLLWDPGINDRLDDNEVRMFMELAMCAAMPVGGHSREFALQTLGECGGDVRAATLRLMSRPAAATPFEQRWAPEEVEAFLAGLRHYDKDFYRIAQLIRTKDSKQCIQFYYFWKKVTKDYKSFFMQSWVPEAGSSTQGSVSAGSVAQAPSSVSSPVTYEGEEYPCKICGKVFNKVKSRSAHMKSHRPLDAEPKRPKLEKPFEKVDRSDPSPGNPAQ